In Lolium rigidum isolate FL_2022 chromosome 3, APGP_CSIRO_Lrig_0.1, whole genome shotgun sequence, the genomic window agtatgatagagcatgagaagaaaaAACTGGGCCTAGAGGTTTTTGGCGATAGGTCCCAAAGTTTATGCCCTATATTTATTTTTATAGGCACTTCGAAACTTGGCGGGACGGAAACTTCATGTCCAACTATCGCTCGACCAGTGTCGGCTTCGACCAAAATCTAGGCCCCCCCCCCCATCtttgacagagagagagaggcatCGAAGGTGGAGATCAGCAGCGATCACCATGACTGGACCTCCAAGGTCGGAGCGGAGATCCCGTGGCCCTTGGCGTCCATGTGCATTGGGTGGTGGGTGGAGGCGTGGCCTCCCCTCAGTTGCCAGGTGGCGACGCATGGAAGCGACATCGATCGATGACCGCGATTGGCATGTTCATTGTGAGGAAGAAGACGTGCATGGGCAGGGACCAAGAGAAGGAGATGGGTTGGGCGGGAGGGCGTGGCTGCAAGGTGCATATTGAGGTCTGATTCGAGGAATTAGTGGAAAATCAAGATTGACGGAAGGAAGATGGGATACGGGAGAAATGTCATTTGTGGATCCCATGTGGTTTTGAGAGCCTTTTTCCGGTATCTATCCCTGAAAGGAAATTTTGTATACGTTAAGCTGGTTTCAGTATACCCTAAAACAATTGTGCAATACGGGATTATCTTAAGCTGGTTTTCAGTATACCAGAATATAATTTTGCAATACGGGATTATCTGGATCAGCTAGAGATGTTCTAAAAGCATGTTTTAGGTGGTCGTTCGGCCGAAATATGCTTCCCTGCAGGCCCGGATGCGACCAGCGCCTGGGTAGCTCCACAGATCGGAGAGGTTAAAGCCAATGTTGATGCAGGCTAGGATGCTCTATCAAGGACGGCGGGTATTGGTGTCATCATTAGGGACCATAATGGCCATGTTATCATGTCGGAGTGGATGCCGATCAAGGGCTGCACTAGTGCCGAAGAAGCTGAGATCCATGCAGTCATTGCTGGACTAAAACGTCTTATCAATCTGCGCAGATGGCCAGCCACGCTTGAATCTGATTGTTCTCGTGTGGTTCAGACCATCACTACGTCAACTGTTGAAAGATCAGGTTTTTGGTGTCTGTACGAGGAGGCTAGGGAGCTCTTGAAAATTTTCACTCAGATCACTGTAAGCAAGATAGATAGGGTTAGTAACTGTGCTGCTCATAGTCTAGCTCATCTAGGTAAATCGGGTGATAGTGGTATTTTATTTGGTACATCTCTGATCTGCGCACATCTCTgatctgcgcatcggctgctgtTGCTCAGGACTGTATTTTGTAACCATACTCTGTGCTGATCGCGGGCAAGttaccagacgcactcttttccttccaggacaccaaggggactggaaggtttttaatgaggcgggcttgctttGCTTAATAAAGTGTGGtttacatttcaaaaaaaaagaggtaTCCATGTACACTTGTTCCTTGacgttatctccaaagcgtccacATACTATGTTTTCTCTTTCAGTACTCAAATATGCCGTGATAATGTAATTCAAAACattcaaggaaaaaaaaaactttctGTATGAGAACCACATAAAACTCGAGTTTCTCTTGGATCCCGCTGTGGTTTTCCTCACAAGGAATATGCAAACAAAAGTCAGATACTActattttctcaaaaaaaaaaaaaaaaaaaaaaaaaaaagaggcagaTGCTTTTGGATTCAGCAAGAACCTGCCAACAGCAATTAGTCCGCTAAGGTGAAAAGCACATACTTCCGTTCCCACTTGGCAATGATATGTCCATGGTTATCACAAACATCACACACACGATTCATCTGATGAAAAATTGAAAGGAAAGGAAATAGGATGTTATGATTCACTGATACATACCTCAAAGAATGTCTTGAACTTTTCCTCCAATGCACTTCAAATACGCAGATGGTTGCCAGAGTTCATATAGTAATCTTACCAATATATGTATTTATGTACAAAACCTTACTAATACATGTACACATGCACAGCATTATTCAACTTGGAATCCTAATTTGGTTCCCTCTTCCTGGGCGCATAAACTAGTCTTTTGTAATAGTACTAAATTTCACATGCTAAAACTGAAGCCCCTATGCGAGTGCGTTCTCAAGACGGTCAATGGAGAGATAAGTACTGTAGAACTTTAGGAGTTAGAATGTAGGTTGCTGCTAATATTTCTAGCCGTACCATTACGAGAAAACATAATTAAATGAATAAATAATACTAGTAGTAATGATAAATGAAGACTTGGTTGAGAAGGCAGCAAAATATTCTGACATTAGCACCTCGAAAATAGAAAGATTAAAAAGAGAGTTCACAACAGAAATGAAGATAAATAATTCCCCACGAGTTTCTAAGAGAAGATACACATCTTTAAATACTAACTTCAACCCCACCAAGTAACAAGCATAGTCATCTATTTCTAATTAATTCAAGATATGTATCCTGATGAACTAACCAGCAAAATTTTCATGTACTCAGTACTTTCCCAGATACTACTTTCTCGTGTATTTGGACAGATCATCGATAAGTCCACCGAGGGTTGTTGATCTCCAGGATACGGCCAAAAGTTGCTAATGCGTCATAAAACTTACGGATCCTGAGATATCCCCTTATTGCAGAAACATCAGACTCTCTGAAGTTGGCCTTTTCTACAATTAGTTCAATAGCACTTACGAGGTAATCATCCATACCCAGGTTCAGTAGACCTTCAGCTAGCATATGGAATGATGAAAACTCTGGTATGAAACCCTTATCTGCCATCTCTACCAAGAAATCAAAAGCTTCTTTAATTGGCCCTCCACCACGACAGAGACCACGGAAAACAATTTTATACGTCAAAGCATCAGGAGGCTCACCAACTTCTGTCATCTCCCTGAAAAGATTCAGAGCATCCCTGCCATTATTTCCTCTAAACAGAGACTGAATCATAGGGTTGTAGGCTTTTGGAGTTGGCCTCATCCCTTTCATTCGCATGCCTCTAAGAAGCTTCAAAGCAGCTTGAGTCCGACGAGCCTTGCATAGACCAGTAATGAGTGTTCCGTATGTAACAGCATCAGCTTCAAATCCATTTTCAGTCATAGTTTGTAAAATATCAGCAGCTTTACTTATGTTTCCTTGCTTGCAGTAATGAGTTAGAATAGAGTTGTAAGTGATATTATTAGGCTGCAACCCTTCACTTGTCATTTGTTCAATAAGTTCTGCTGCATCATCAACCCTTTCGGCCCTGCACAAGCCATCAACAAGCGTATTGAATGTGATTGCATCCCTTTCAATACCTGTtagatccatttgatcaaaaacctCCTCTGCTTCCTCTATTCTCAGTTTCTTGCATAACCCATCAATTATAGTGTTATATGTCACTGTGCTGCGTGGACAACCACTAACTTCCATCTCGTTCAACAAATCCAAAGCTTTAGCAAGCTTACCCGATGAGCACAGGTTGTCAATCAATATATTGTATGTAACTTCATCAGGGGTGCATCCGCTGCTCTTCATCTCTTCAAACAATCGAACAGCAAGATGAGGATCTCCAACCTTGCAAAGAGCATTTATCAAAATATTGAAAGTATAAACATTTGGAGAGACCCCCTTCACCGTAAGGTCGCGTGCAAGGTCCAAGGCTTCCTCAAGTCGATTCTCTGTGCACAAGGCAACAATGAGAGTATTGAAGGTGGTAGTGTCAGGCAAACAACCGCTATCCACCATCTGATTTATAATTCCCTTAGCCTCTTCAAGTTCCCCATTTTCACACAAACAGTTTACGACGGTACTGTAGGTGAAAACATCTGGAAGACTGCCCTCCTGAAGCATCAAATCCATGACTTTCAGGGCATGATTGACATGCCCGTTTTGGCACAAACCATTAACGAACGTATTGAATGTGACCTGATCAGGTTCAAAACCATCTGCAATTTCTTGCTGTATATAACCGAGAGCCTCCTCCACTCTTCCCAGCTTGCAGTACCCGTTAATCAACAAGTTGACTGTTACACTTGTCGGTAAACATCCCATTTCTGACATCCGTGACTTCAACCTCAGTGCCGCCTCGATGCTCCCTTCCTCAACAAACCCTTGCATCAATGTTGTGAACGTCACCTCGTCAGGTGCCACACCGTGGCTAGACATCTCCTCCATCATCAAGACTGCAGTCCTAACCTGATGGACTCGACACAATGCATTGATCACTGTGTTGAAAGTGGCAACGTCAGGTTTGATACCCCGATTGCTCATCTCTGCATACACCGATTCAAGGAGCTTAATCTTACTCCCCTCCGCAAGAACACCGAGAAGGTGATTGAACACCACTGTGTTCGCCAGAATACCGAACATGTCAAGCTGGTTCAGAACCAAGTCGACAGCATCATCAAAcatctgcagccgtgcatagctctCTACGAATGACTGTACCACGCCCACGCTAACCTCATGTCCTTCCTGCCGCATCTCCCTGACGAGCACTTTCATCAGGTCGAAAGCGCCTGCCGTCCCGAGCTTTCCGATGATCTCCTCATAGACGTCGCGGCTCGGAGCGAAGTCGTCCCGCGCGAGTGCCGAGTTCAGCAACCGGAGCGCCGACTCGGGGTCCTTCTGCTCGCGCAGGGCGGTCAAAAGCCCTTCTTGGTCGGAGGCCCGGAAACGGTGGCGCGGCCACCGCGGTCGCCGCGCCGGGGGGCTGACATTGTATGGCCAAGCGGTCGCCTGAAGTGAGGCGCGGGGGTGGGAAGCTAGTTGCATTGCGAAGGACATTGTGGCAATACCACAAGCATTTGGTGGGCGCGAGGAGGGGCAAGAAGGACAGGCAACGGACGGCGAATCAATTTCTGGTGCGCAAGAGAATCGAATTGCTCTCTGGGAGAAGCAGTGGAGAAGGCGAGCTGAAGCAAGAGGAGTTGCTTGCAGTTGCAGGCTCGTAGCTTCAGGCGGAAGGAGGAAGAAAGGAGGGGCGGTACCGCCGGTGAACAAGAAAGGGGATAGGGGAGGGAAGTTAACCTCATCCTGTCTACCACCTACCCTTCCGTTCTACACCTTTGGAT contains:
- the LOC124695848 gene encoding pentatricopeptide repeat-containing protein At3g53700, chloroplastic codes for the protein MSFAMQLASHPRASLQATAWPYNVSPPARRPRWPRHRFRASDQEGLLTALREQKDPESALRLLNSALARDDFAPSRDVYEEIIGKLGTAGAFDLMKVLVREMRQEGHEVSVGVVQSFVESYARLQMFDDAVDLVLNQLDMFGILANTVVFNHLLGVLAEGSKIKLLESVYAEMSNRGIKPDVATFNTVINALCRVHQVRTAVLMMEEMSSHGVAPDEVTFTTLMQGFVEEGSIEAALRLKSRMSEMGCLPTSVTVNLLINGYCKLGRVEEALGYIQQEIADGFEPDQVTFNTFVNGLCQNGHVNHALKVMDLMLQEGSLPDVFTYSTVVNCLCENGELEEAKGIINQMVDSGCLPDTTTFNTLIVALCTENRLEEALDLARDLTVKGVSPNVYTFNILINALCKVGDPHLAVRLFEEMKSSGCTPDEVTYNILIDNLCSSGKLAKALDLLNEMEVSGCPRSTVTYNTIIDGLCKKLRIEEAEEVFDQMDLTGIERDAITFNTLVDGLCRAERVDDAAELIEQMTSEGLQPNNITYNSILTHYCKQGNISKAADILQTMTENGFEADAVTYGTLITGLCKARRTQAALKLLRGMRMKGMRPTPKAYNPMIQSLFRGNNGRDALNLFREMTEVGEPPDALTYKIVFRGLCRGGGPIKEAFDFLVEMADKGFIPEFSSFHMLAEGLLNLGMDDYLVSAIELIVEKANFRESDVSAIRGYLRIRKFYDALATFGRILEINNPRWTYR